A segment of the Salminus brasiliensis chromosome 5, fSalBra1.hap2, whole genome shotgun sequence genome:
AGACTGAGATCACTACTAAAGGGAGAAGCTGGTTTAGCTGAAGGGCTCCTTCATAGACTTTACTACAACCACAGTGTTCTGTTGGAGCAGTTGTAAACAAAAGAGGTTTTCATTCGGTCACAACTCAATTTACTATAattgtgcttgttttaaaacaGACAAAGGCTCACACAACAAAACTGCAAGAGTGaaattaaaaagacaaacaggCATTACAGATCTCAAGCCATGTCTGCACAAATTAGACATGGCATACTGGTATTGATTGGCATCCGTACTGGTAAGAGATCAGCAGATGCTGGATCGGATATCGGTGGGAAACTGATTCAACTCTGTACAAATCTAGCCTGATTTTATGGTTTACAATCTACATTCAAGTGCTTACTTTAAGTGAAGTGCTCCAATTTAAAatagctcattttaaagcttaacAGAAACAACTAATTGGATCAGTATGggtctgattattattattattattattattaatcaatagataaaataaaaataagttgTATTGGGCCATATCAAGTACACAGCCTATTTATgccttaaaacaaaaacaaaaaactcctTAAAGCATCTCTGAAAGCTCACCGTAATAAACCAATAGGAGTCCGGGCGGAAGATCAAGCGAGACATGAAGCCCATTTGACTGGCGGGCGCCAGCACATGAAGGTGTAGATGTACAACAGAATGAAACGGAGGCCAGTGGAACCCAAACCTATCACACACATTACCCATGTTACAACAGACCACCTTACTTTACAAAGCAGATCTAACATGCAGTGTAGAAGTGTTTGGAAAAGTGTTTCACTGAATTCTTATTACCTGACATCACTGAAGTCAGTGACATTGTTCTTCTGAAGAATAGCTTTCCCAGTTTCCAGCAATTTCTCcactaaaaacaaaacaaatcacatttattgtcacatcacattacacaggtgtaaaggtgagtaaaaaacaaacagatattaatacaaaatagaaatactgaatatatacacattaacttaaAGCAacttaaatgtacaggtttgatataatTTGGATTGTTTACTACAAAAAgacactggatgggtgtgaataCAAGTGCAGTGTGAGTGGGGAGAAGTTGTGGGGCAGGGTGCTGTGTGAGGTGTGATGAAACTGATGAGAAAGCTTGTGGACAGTGGACAGGTAAACTGCGCTACTGTctgttcagcagcctaattgcttggggGGCCTAACACAGAGGACCAGTTAGAGAACTGAACAGGCCGATGCTCTTATTCTATTGCAgtacaacagtttagatggttcaGTGAGtcttatcaataatttattaatagttctgaccagaggcgGATGGTCCCCCTTGTAAGTTTTGGTTTCTCCCTTCCTTCCTGCTCAAAGATTAAATCAGCCAGTGTTATGTTATTTTCATACCTAGTGGAATATGTTCCTTGCGAAGCGATTTACAATTCCCCACATGCTTGGTTGGAACGACGAGATAGTGATGCGGAGCTCCAGGTCTTATATCTCTGAAACATGAGATTTCTTCAtcctgggaaaaaaaaacaaaaaaaacaaagaattatCATATTTAAGAAACAGCAACGTGATGCCCGTGATCACATCAGTCCAGCTGAAAAAAGTCCAGTGTATGATGACCACTATAGCCTCTGCGCTCATTACAtgtcaacacaacacaacaaccagGTCCAAACAGGTCCAGTCATCCGAGTTTCACCCTACATTTAGACCAAAACGTCTCCATGAACAGAGGTTAATAGTCCTACCCAagacccccaccaccccccaccccccaccacccatgacagcatgaccagctgcacaccctcctaccactgctagctacctgcctaatgaccattaaaacctaaatggactcttaaccatctgccactattaaccatcattactctcatgaCTCTTctcatcactgccatgactatattaagttatactacatcatgattattatattatggttatgaatatgttgcacacctgagcagtacaacagtctaGGTttgtttggtgacttttatcagtAATGTATAGATaggtctgaccagaggaggatttatgggtcttggttcctcccaaggtttcttcctccagctctgagggagtaaGTCCTggccactgtggtctttggctgctcactgggggtcttaggttttcatgtcttcttatgttgttgatttcttgtctttttactgattactgattgtgtgaagctgctttgtgacaacagcagtTGTTGATGTGATGATTTGATTAATAGACAGAGGTTCCTCCTACATAGCTAAGTGCTTCATGTGAACAGTACAATGttagctaacttagctaacGCTAGCTAATGGATAACTCACTGGCACCCGTTCTCTTTTAATTTCATCTATTACTGACGTTATTGCCAGCAACTCAAATCACAGCTGGACCAAGAGCAAGGGTCTGTCGTGCAGCGGTCAGTCCACTGACAAGCAGCCAGGGCTTTCTGACGGCAGAAAGAAAAATCCTCTCTGGCTTCAAGTGTAAATAAGAGCCGCTGTTTGCCCGCTGTCTCGGACTACAGACCGAACTTACGTGGTGCAAGAGCTCAGTGTCCATTTCCCTGTTGACAATTTtacagaaaatacattttctgtCGTAACTGTCACTCTGCTGATCATCAGGCTCGGCTGGCGGGGAGGTGTCGCTGCTGGCCATCTTCAAAGCTGAGTGAAGCTCGCCCTAATGACGTCACACCAAAATGGCCACCTGAAGACTTTCAAGATATAAGTCCTTTTTACAAACGTGGTCTGAGGACATGCAGCTCGCtagcataaaaaaataataatcattaaaaaatgtaattaaatatttactactacttttattgttattgttattatcactactatgattatacTAACTATTAACTACACTACTATTAAGTTATACTAAGTTATTCCGCACACCTAAGCAGTACAACAGTCTCGATGGTCCTGTGACTTAATTCTTTAATCAATTTAAttgattaataatttataaatatatagttctgaccagagaaggatgggtcccccttgtgagtcttggttactccaaaggtttcttcctccagctctgagggtgtttttccttgccactgtagCCGTTGGCTTCCTCACTGGTCTTATTAATAAttgtgattttattattattattattattattattattattattcgcTCTGGTACACATTTGGATTTGTTTACAGGACCACACAGTAAAGGTCAGaaaggctgtgtcccaaaccacatcTGTTTACACCCTGTGATTTTGACGTACTATTTTGTACGATAGTATTCTGTTTTGAACACAGTCATAGACTACAATAGACTACTAGACTACAATTACTTAAGCCCATGTTGTAAACTACAATAGGACTTTACACAATAGAGAACCACATACTTCAACTACTCTACtgatacaacacaacacaatacattgGAAGGACATGATAGTATGATTGATTAAAAGACTTAAGATTAAAAGTCTTGTCCTGAATAGATTAACCATGGTAAGttatatgttgttgttgttgttgttgctactactactgtgatCATAATAAcaaacataacaacaacaataatgacAATCTTACTTTTGTTAGCATCATTTCACTCTACAGGAACTACAGAAGGTCACGCCATGCATCTAATGAGAAATAATGTGCAGGTAGAGATCTTGagcagaagaaaagaagaaagacagcaCAACCGTACTCAGAATTTTGTGGAAAGGGTTGCCAACTCCATCTGACAGCAATATTGCAAATGTTTTTAAGGGAAAGGGGTGTGGTCATAGTGACCCGGTAGGCATCTAGGCTCAGggacaacacaaacacagggtTCAAGTGACTCACATACCTTTATTTTGCTCTCCCTCCATCATACTCAAAAAGAGTCTCCAACAGTCTCAACACACACAACATTTCTTCAGTCTACTGGCAGCTCAGTCCTCATGCTCACTTGTGTTAGTTCTCCTCTGTGTAAGGCTTAGCAGGCCCTTTTTATGCCACCACCATGGCTCTTTAGACTGAGCGTCTCTCCCTTGCCTCCTCACCACCACAGACTTTATTGCCTTTGCAATTCAGGCTCAATCAGACGGATAAAATACTGGCTGCACATGGGCTGCTTTTCTATTTACAGCAGTAACATCActacattaataaatgtattattttgtgcTTTTATTAGCAGTGATGAATCACTATATAACTATGGTAGGCCTGGTCCAGTTTATTTAGTTGTAAATGAAATCTGTGAGGGTTGGCGGCCCTACCAGTGGCGAGTATATTCATACATAATTATTGTTGAGAACCTCAACTGATGAATGCAGAAATGCAAAGCCTGAAACCCTAAATATCTCTAGGCATTTGTTTTTCAAATATTGGCACAAAAATGGCCTGTAAACTGCTGTATAGTTTGCCTGTATTCTGCTGCCATCAGTGTATTGTTACACCCTTTAGTAAACAGAAGGTAGGTCTGCTGAAAGGCTCTTTCACAGATTCTAGCAAGAGCCACGGTGTTCTACCAGAGCTGTCAGAAACAAACAGCTTTCATTCTACGCTGTAGTTGCCCGTTTATCACAGTCCAACGCAACTGTGGTTGCTCTGAGCCAGATAAAAGATCAGAAATAGAGGTTCCTTCTTTGCTGGAATTATGGAACTGTGTATACATGCTACTCTCAACAACAGCTGTGATGGATGAACTGTCAAACACAGTTTTAGGGGATAATTAAGAACCTTTCAAGTGTAAATACATCCTAATCTCCCTTGCATGCAACAGCAGTGCGCATTATTCCCAGATCTCAGTGTGTTTTCATCTTGACAAGTTAGTTTTTAAAGCTGCTTCACAAGAAACTACCGACATGTCTCATTAATGATTCAATACTTTCCACTATAGGGCCAGTTTCCCAcgtccaaactaagaaactgaGCCTATGCCTAGACTAAAAAGGTGTTCCAGTAGTGAAGCTCCTTCTGAAAACCCCTTTCACtgcagtaacagtctctactcttctgggaagagtAGATGTTGGAGCTGTCCTATGAGAATCTGATTACAGTCACCTACAGGGGTATTTCTGAGGTCAGGCAGGATGATTAGGCCCGGATCAAAAGCACCATTTTAACTCACACCTGCTTCACATCTCAAAGCTGGGATGGTTTACGTCCCTCTAGCCggcgcttggcattaggcacggtgatCTTTTGAGCGTCCTATGCTATTGTCAGTGATTTTTCATTACGCAAGCTGAGTGTACACAGTTGAATACCTCTGTCAGCAACGACTGCACTTTATAGTAGCCGAATCTACTTATTAAAAAGGA
Coding sequences within it:
- the hint3 gene encoding adenosine 5'-monophosphoramidase HINT3, coding for MASSDTSPPAEPDDQQSDSYDRKCIFCKIVNREMDTELLHHDEEISCFRDIRPGAPHHYLVVPTKHVGNCKSLRKEHIPLVEKLLETGKAILQKNNVTDFSDVRFGFHWPPFHSVVHLHLHVLAPASQMGFMSRLIFRPDSYWFITADQLLQRLNSME